TCGCTCGATTTCTGGTAATTGAGCTTGTACTTCTTCAACTTTGTCCTGGGTAGGATCGAAAAGGTAAATGATCAATCGTGCCTGTTTCATCTTTTCACGGGTACGCTCAACTCCTTTTGCTTCAATAACATCTGCCGTCTCACGTATACCTGCAGTGTCAATAAATCGGAATGTGACGCCATGAATATTAATTTCATCTTCAATAGTATCACGCGTAGTCCCTGCAATATCGGAAACAATGGCACGTTCTTCATTTAAGAAAGCATTCAATAGGGTTGATTTTCCAACATTCGGTTTCCCCGCAATGACAACAGGCACACCATTTTTAAGGACGTTACCTTGTTCAAAAGATTGTATTAATTTTTGAACAATGACCTGTATTTTGTTGATTAGATTTTTTAGCTGATCCCTGTTCGCAAATTCCACATCTTCTTCCGAAAAATCAAGCTCTAATTCAATTAGTGAAGCAAAGTGAATGAGATCTTCACGAAGGGATTTAAGCTGATTGGAGAAACCGCCCCGCATTTGTTGCATCGCCACTTGATGTGAAGCTGCAGAATTGGATGCAATTAAATCGGCAACTGCTTCTGCTTGTGATAGATCCATGCCACCATTGAGAAATGCACGTAGGGTAAATTCTCCCGGACGAGCAGCACGTGCTCCTTTTTTGATCAGTAAATTTACAACGCGCTCGATAATATATTTGGAGTTGTGCGTTGATATTTCCACCGAATTTTCTCTCGTGTAGGAGTTCGGGGCTACAAATAAAGAAACAAGTACTTCATCTATAATCTCTTCGCCATCCCGTATGGTTCCAAAATGGATAGTATGCGATGCTTGTTGAAGCAGGTTCTTTCCTTTAAATATTTCGTTTGTAATTTTTATGGCATTCTGACCCGAAACGCGTATGACAGCGATAGCTCCATTTGTTCCAGAAGATGTCGCTAATGCAACAATGGTATCTTCAGTGATATATCCCGTATTTGACATGGTACAAAGATACGTTAAATTGGAATAATGGATTCTATATATTGCGGCACAAATTAAATTCATCTTGACCGATTAAACCTTTGTTCAAACATTGAAGTCATACCCATAGAAACGCTTGTAAAAAAGAATGAAACACAGGCGGAGTGAAATTAATTTTTAAATTTAAATTATACTGTTATGAGAAAGATGATATACTTCGCGTTGGCAATAGGAGGACTTGTATTAGTGGCTCCACAACAATCTTCCGCTCAGTATCGGGGACATGAACGTGAATGGAAACAGGACAAAGAGCGTAGAAAATATGAAGAGAAAAGGGATAAGGAATATCGAAAATATTTAGAAAAACGCGAAAAAGAAGACCGTAAATATCATAAAGAAGTAGCTAAGTCATACCGAAAAGGATACCGTCATGGAGCACCAGCCTGGGCAAGTGCACATCGTTACGATAGTAGACACCATGTATACTTTAGAGATTACAAAACATTCTATGACCCTTACAGAGGAGGTTACGTGTATATGCGCAATGGCCGTTGGAATTTTTCATCAAACGTGCCTTCGTTTATGTTGAATGTCAACTTGGGAGCAGCCAATATCCGGATTGTAAAAGATGTTGCAATTAGCAGACATCCTGAAGATTTTACAATGACTACCGTTGGGACTAGAAAGAATTTATCTTGTTGTTTGAATAAAAAAGCCTCAATCTTTAGGGAGATGAGGCTTTTCTTTTTGCTAGTCTTCTTCGAAACTGACCTTATTCACTTCAAGCGACTTTATCCGCGCTAGCGATTCGATTCTTAAATCAGGCAATTCTCTTAATCTTTTTCCCCCTTCTTGGAAGGACTTCTCTATAATAAACCCCATGCCTGATAACGACGCACCTGATTGCTGGACCAAATCGAGCATGCCAAAAGCAGCATTTCCATTGGCCAAAAAATCGTCTATAAAAAGAACATTGTCGCCGGGTGCAAGAAATTCTTTACTGACACAGATGTCGTAGGTTCTATTCTTGGTAAACGAATGTACCTGGCTCACATACATATCGGCCATGGTCGTGGGTTTTGCTTTTTTTACAAATACAACCGGGAGTTCTAAAAGGTAGCCAAGCATAATCGCTGGGGCTATTCCGCTTGCTTCAATTGTAATGATTTTATTGATCGGGAGGTCTGCAAAACGGCGGACAAATTCCACTGCAATAGATTTCATCAATACGGGGTCCATTTGATGATTGATGAAGTTGTCTACTTTAAGTATGCCTCCTGCGAGACTTTTACCGTCATGAAGGATTCTATCCTTTAATAATTTCATGTTTTACTTGTATAAATATAGCGTGCTATGTCAAAATTTTGATCAGTTGATCCTTAATCCATCTCCATTTGATAGAGGTTATTGAACTCTTCTTGATGATGTTCGAGAATGACCTTCCGTTTCATTTTTAAGGTTGGTGTTAACTCTCCATTTTCAATTGTAAATTCGTCGGTTAAAATAATTGGTTTCTTGATCTGCTCCCAGTTACCAAAATGCTGGTTTGCACGGCGCACCTCCTGATTGACTTTTTTTACTATAGTCGGGTCAGTCAGAAAATCATCCTTTGCCATGGTAGCAAGTTCAGGAGCATCTGTTCTGGCCCAATCCAACAAATGGGCATAGTTTGGTACAATAAAGGCAGAGGCAAATTTCATCCCGTCACCGATTACCATTGCCTGTTCTATAAACTTAGATTCAACGAGCTTGGTTTCGATAGGTTGTGGTATAACGTACTTTCCACCCGAAATTTTGAACATCTCTTTTTTTCGGTCAATGATTTTTAAGAATTTTTCATCTTCCCACTTCCCGATATCTCCGGTGTGCAACCATCCATCAATGATGGTTTTATCCGTCTCTGCCTTATTCTTATAATAGCCCATCATGACGTTGGGACCTTTTACCAATATCTCTCCGTCTTCGGCGAGTTTTATTTCAACAAAACGTACAGGAAGTCCAACAGTGCCAATGCGAATACCTTTGATATAATGATTGACTGAAATGAGTGGTGAGGCTTCGGTCATGCCGTAACCCTCATATAATGGAATTCCTGCAGCTAAGAAGGCACGTGTTAACTTGCTGTGAAGAGAGGCTGATCCAGAGGCAACGGTAAGCAATTCGCCACCCAAAGCCTCATACCATTTGTTAAGGACAAGTTTCTTGGCAAGCTTTAGTTTGAGATTATAGGATAGGCTTCTTTTCTCAGGATTTGGATCATATTCTTCTGCGACTGAGACAGCCCAATCAAAAACTTTTCGTTTGAAACCAGTGAGATCGTGGCCTGTTTTCATGATTTTCTCGTAGACTTTTTCAAGAATACGGGGGACAACGGTCATGATATGAGGTTTTACTTCCTTCAGATTATCACCTATTTTATCAAAAGATTCTGCGATATAGACCGTAAAGCCGAGATACATATAGGTATATAAAACCATGCGTTCGTAGGCGTGGCAGGGTGGCAGGAAGGTCAATCCGCGGTCGTAAGCCTTACAGGGCGTAATTTCTGCTGCACCTAATACATTGGAAAATATATTATTGTGTGACAGCATGACGCCTTTTGGTTTGCCCGTGGTTCCAGAAGTGTAGATCAGGGTAGCGAGATCTTCAGGTTTGATCTGATCGCGGAGCGCTGCTAGTTTTTCTGGGGAGCAATTGGAGCCTATATCATTAAGTTCTTTCCAGCTGCGTGTTCCTTCCTGTTCGGCGATACAAAAAAGATACTTCAATGTATAGATTGAATCGGTTAGATTCATCAGGCGATCGTACAAGCTTTTGTTACTGACGATACAGACCCTGATTTCGGCATCATTAAAAATATATTGATAGTCTGTATCGGTAATATTTGGATAGATGGCCACCACGACTGCACCAATTTGCTGGATTGCAAAGTCAATCATATGCCATTCCATGCTACTGCCGGCAATGAGACCAACTTTCTCGCTGGGTTTCACGCCAAGTTCAATCAGCCCTTTGGAGAGGTTGTCTACTTGTTCAAGAAAATCTGCTGTTTTGATATAATTCCACTTGCCGTCCACTTTGTGCGCAAACATATCAAGATTGGGGTATTTGCCCATCTGTTGACGTGCAAGATCAAATAATCTAAGTTTTTCTTCCATTTCAAATCATATTCTTTTAAGCTCCGCGGGAGCACCCTTCCAGTATGAACTTTGTTTTAAGGGAAAAGTTTGCAAACATAAATAATTGTTTCAAGAATATGGAATGATTTTGTAATTAGCTTGTTTCAAAAGTGCGAAGGGGAGGCGAGTGATAGGTAAAGTGCTTTTGTGCTTTTCAAAAGTAGGGGGAGCTTGGAGACCATTTGAGCATAGTTCCTTGAGTAGATGGACTTGATGCGCGCCAATTACAAAAAAAGCTAGTCGTTATCGACTAGCTTTTCTTCTTTGTTTTTCTTTGATCAAAAGCCCGAGCTCCCGACCTGTCGCTCCTGCGACTGAAGTATTTTCCTGTGCTCTACGGAAAAGGTATGGCATCACTGCTTTCACCGGTCCGTAAGGCATGTATTTGGCAACATTGTAGCCATGTGCAGCTAAATTGAAGCTCAGGTTATCAGACATACCCAATAATTGTGCAAAGTAAATACGGTCGATTGATCGGTCGATACCACGTCTGTCAATTTCCTTTGCAAGTAGCATGCTACTGTCCTCATTGTGTGTACCCGCCATTAATCCAAAGTTGTCCAGATGATCCAAGATAAATTCAATAGCTTCATTATAATCTCTATCGGAAGCTTCTTTATTTGGCTGGATGGGATCGGAATAACCTTTTTGCGCAGCGCGAGCACGTTCGATCTCCATATAGGCACCACGAACGATCTTAGCACCCATGTGAAATCCCCTAACTTTGGCGTATTCAAAGTCAGCTTTCAAAGATGCCAACTTATCACTACGGTACAATTGATAAGTATTATATACAATTGGTTTTTCCATATTGTATTTTTCCATCATTTCACGAGCGATATCGTCAATTGCATCTTGGATCCATGAATGTTCAGCATCTACTAAAACTTTTACACCAGCTGCATGACAAGCTTTACAGATGCGATCGGTACGATCCAACATCCGTTGGTATTCTGCCTGTTCACTTTCTGTCAAGGCTTCCTTTGCATTGACTTTTTCAAACAGTTCAAATCGGCCTAATCCAGTTGGTTTAAATACTGAAAATGGAATGTATTTGTTTTTACTGGCCGCGACTACGGTGCGCAATACCTCGTTGCAGCAAGCGTCAAATGCACTTTCCGTTTCTTCTCCTTCAACGGAATAATCCAATATTGTCCCTACACCATTCTCTCCCAATTCGTTGATCGCATTTTCGCAACCTTCGATGGTCTCTCCGCCACAAAAATGCTTGAAGATTGTTTTACGGATGATACCCTGGATAGGTAATCCGATGTTCAGTGCAAAGTTGGTCATTGACGGACCTACTTTTGTCAAGAAGTTATTCGCTATTATTTTGAATAACCAATACGCTCTTTCCAAATCCTTATCGCTTTTACTTTTAAAAGCAATCTCTGTATTATCAAAGGATAATGTCTTGGGCTCAGAATTCTCAATCATAATCTTTATTTGCAATAAGGCAAATGTAGCAATTTACTAAGCATTAAAACGATGATAATTCTTGTATTCCTCAGTGAAACCACTATTTTTGTGAAATGCAAGAATTTAAAATCGAGGGCGAATATATCCAGCTCATACAGTTACTTAAAGCTTTAAATTGGGTGGAGCATGGTGCTATGGCTCAGTGGGTTGTAGCGGAAGGGTATGTAAAGTATAATGGGCAGGTCGATTACCGGAAAAGGCTCAAATTGCGACCAGGAGATGTTGTTGAATTTGATGGGATGCAAATAAAATTGGTGTAATATTAAACAATATTGGTAAATAGAAAACTTAAACCTTAAAGAATCGTAGAATGGAAGTCATAGAAAGTTTGGGCTATCAGGTATATTTTGATGATACGTTGGCCTCTTTGGAGGCGTTTTTAGCTGAGCGCAGTTACTCAAAGATCATCGTCTTGGTGGATACCAACACCTTGGATAATTGTTTACCCTTATTTCAGCAGGCCTTACCCAATTTGGCGAATTATGATGTGATAGAAGTAGATCCTGGCGAGGAAAATAAAAATATTGATTTCTGTATTGGCGTATGGCATAATATGCTCGATTTCGGAGCGGATAGGCATTCGTTGATGATCAACCTGGGTGGTGGGGTAGTCACCGATATGGGGGGATTTGCAGCGTCAACTTTCAAAAGAGGGATGGATTTTATTCAAATTCCGACGACTTTACTTTCCCAGGTAGATGCATCGGTAGGAGGTAAGACCGGTATTGATATGGGCAGTGTGAAAAATATTATTGGAACTTTTGCACAACCTCAAGCAGTATTTATTTCGAGCCAGTTTTTGAAAACCTTAGATCAGCGTCAGTTAATCTCAGGTTTTGCTGAAGTAATCAAACATGGACTGATCTTCGATCGGGATTACTACGAGCGAGTGAAAACATTGGAGATCGATCAAATCGACAATTCTTTGGTCAAGCATTCTGTTTCGATCAAAAACCGTGTTATCCTTGAGGATCCGAAAGAAAAAGGACTACGTAAAATATTAAACTTTGGTCATACAATTGGTCATGCTATTGAGGGATACTCTTTGTTGAATGATGCTTCACCTTTATTACATGGAGAAGCTATTGCAGCGGGAATGATTTGTGAGGGGTATCTATCACATAAATTGAATGGTCTGCCTTTGGATGAATTAAACGATTTGATCCAAACCTTCAGAAAATACTTTAAAGATTATACATTTGATTCATCCATTGATACAGCCTTGTTGGATTTGATGCGAAATGATAAGAAAAACTTGTCCAATCAGATCGGTTTTGCATTGCTTGACCAAATTGGCAGTTGTCAATATGATATCTACGTTTCTGAGGAAGATATTATTGAAAGCCTTGATTTTTACCGTGAGCTAATCGCACCATAATAAAACAGAAAAGCCGTGTATCGGGAGAATGCACGGCTTTTCTTTACAGCTATTTTTATCGCGATTTCGTTTCGTAAAATAGTAAACCTAAACTTTAATCATCATAATAACCATTTATATCATGAATAGAATCTTCGTTTTTCTGTTTCTCCTGTTGGGGATATCAGCTGCTGTTCAGGCACAAAGGCAAGTATTGATCTTTAGCAAGACAAAAGGGTTTAGACACGGAAGCATCGAAAAGGGTGCGCAGGTACTTAAGCAATTGCTTGATAAAGAAAAGATAAAATCTGATCATTCGGAGGATGCAGCTCTGTTTACCGATCAGGGATTGAACAAATATGACGCCGTTATCTTTCTGAGCACAACCGGCGATATTCTCGATAGTGCGCAACAGGAAGCATTTGTGCGGTATATACAATCGGGAAAAGGATTTGTGGGTATCCATGCTGCGACGGACACTGAGTTTGATTGGCCCTGGTATAATGGTCTTGTAGGGGCATATTTTGCGTCTCATCCTGCAGTACAAAAAGCCAAAATTGATGTACTGGATAGAAAACATCCAGCTACCAAGCACCTCGATCCGATCTGGTGGCACAAGGATGAGTGGTATAACTTCAAGGATGTAAAGGGTGGTCTGCATGTTTTGATGAATCTGGATGAAAAAAGCTACCAGAATGGAAAAATGGGTGATCAACATCCAATTTCCTGGACCCAAAGCTACGACGGGGGAAAAGTATTCTATACC
The Sphingobacterium multivorum genome window above contains:
- a CDS encoding RNA-binding S4 domain-containing protein; the encoded protein is MQEFKIEGEYIQLIQLLKALNWVEHGAMAQWVVAEGYVKYNGQVDYRKRLKLRPGDVVEFDGMQIKLV
- a CDS encoding proline dehydrogenase family protein; translated protein: MIENSEPKTLSFDNTEIAFKSKSDKDLERAYWLFKIIANNFLTKVGPSMTNFALNIGLPIQGIIRKTIFKHFCGGETIEGCENAINELGENGVGTILDYSVEGEETESAFDACCNEVLRTVVAASKNKYIPFSVFKPTGLGRFELFEKVNAKEALTESEQAEYQRMLDRTDRICKACHAAGVKVLVDAEHSWIQDAIDDIAREMMEKYNMEKPIVYNTYQLYRSDKLASLKADFEYAKVRGFHMGAKIVRGAYMEIERARAAQKGYSDPIQPNKEASDRDYNEAIEFILDHLDNFGLMAGTHNEDSSMLLAKEIDRRGIDRSIDRIYFAQLLGMSDNLSFNLAAHGYNVAKYMPYGPVKAVMPYLFRRAQENTSVAGATGRELGLLIKEKQRRKASR
- the xpt gene encoding xanthine phosphoribosyltransferase, encoding MKLLKDRILHDGKSLAGGILKVDNFINHQMDPVLMKSIAVEFVRRFADLPINKIITIEASGIAPAIMLGYLLELPVVFVKKAKPTTMADMYVSQVHSFTKNRTYDICVSKEFLAPGDNVLFIDDFLANGNAAFGMLDLVQQSGASLSGMGFIIEKSFQEGGKRLRELPDLRIESLARIKSLEVNKVSFEED
- the mnmE gene encoding tRNA uridine-5-carboxymethylaminomethyl(34) synthesis GTPase MnmE, producing MSNTGYITEDTIVALATSSGTNGAIAVIRVSGQNAIKITNEIFKGKNLLQQASHTIHFGTIRDGEEIIDEVLVSLFVAPNSYTRENSVEISTHNSKYIIERVVNLLIKKGARAARPGEFTLRAFLNGGMDLSQAEAVADLIASNSAASHQVAMQQMRGGFSNQLKSLREDLIHFASLIELELDFSEEDVEFANRDQLKNLINKIQVIVQKLIQSFEQGNVLKNGVPVVIAGKPNVGKSTLLNAFLNEERAIVSDIAGTTRDTIEDEINIHGVTFRFIDTAGIRETADVIEAKGVERTREKMKQARLIIYLFDPTQDKVEEVQAQLPEIERLQIPFVTIINKSDLLSEAQKDVYNVLNPLYISAKEQIGVEELKDELINRVQLGNLNTDDVMVTNIRHVEALQKTADSLERVIYGIDNPVTSDFLAMDIRQALYHLGEITGSVSTDDLLDNIFSKFCIGK
- a CDS encoding AMP-dependent synthetase/ligase; protein product: MEEKLRLFDLARQQMGKYPNLDMFAHKVDGKWNYIKTADFLEQVDNLSKGLIELGVKPSEKVGLIAGSSMEWHMIDFAIQQIGAVVVAIYPNITDTDYQYIFNDAEIRVCIVSNKSLYDRLMNLTDSIYTLKYLFCIAEQEGTRSWKELNDIGSNCSPEKLAALRDQIKPEDLATLIYTSGTTGKPKGVMLSHNNIFSNVLGAAEITPCKAYDRGLTFLPPCHAYERMVLYTYMYLGFTVYIAESFDKIGDNLKEVKPHIMTVVPRILEKVYEKIMKTGHDLTGFKRKVFDWAVSVAEEYDPNPEKRSLSYNLKLKLAKKLVLNKWYEALGGELLTVASGSASLHSKLTRAFLAAGIPLYEGYGMTEASPLISVNHYIKGIRIGTVGLPVRFVEIKLAEDGEILVKGPNVMMGYYKNKAETDKTIIDGWLHTGDIGKWEDEKFLKIIDRKKEMFKISGGKYVIPQPIETKLVESKFIEQAMVIGDGMKFASAFIVPNYAHLLDWARTDAPELATMAKDDFLTDPTIVKKVNQEVRRANQHFGNWEQIKKPIILTDEFTIENGELTPTLKMKRKVILEHHQEEFNNLYQMEMD
- a CDS encoding ThuA domain-containing protein produces the protein MNRIFVFLFLLLGISAAVQAQRQVLIFSKTKGFRHGSIEKGAQVLKQLLDKEKIKSDHSEDAALFTDQGLNKYDAVIFLSTTGDILDSAQQEAFVRYIQSGKGFVGIHAATDTEFDWPWYNGLVGAYFASHPAVQKAKIDVLDRKHPATKHLDPIWWHKDEWYNFKDVKGGLHVLMNLDEKSYQNGKMGDQHPISWTQSYDGGKVFYTGLGHTDESYDEPEFQKHLIGGILSVLPKK
- the aroB gene encoding 3-dehydroquinate synthase → MEVIESLGYQVYFDDTLASLEAFLAERSYSKIIVLVDTNTLDNCLPLFQQALPNLANYDVIEVDPGEENKNIDFCIGVWHNMLDFGADRHSLMINLGGGVVTDMGGFAASTFKRGMDFIQIPTTLLSQVDASVGGKTGIDMGSVKNIIGTFAQPQAVFISSQFLKTLDQRQLISGFAEVIKHGLIFDRDYYERVKTLEIDQIDNSLVKHSVSIKNRVILEDPKEKGLRKILNFGHTIGHAIEGYSLLNDASPLLHGEAIAAGMICEGYLSHKLNGLPLDELNDLIQTFRKYFKDYTFDSSIDTALLDLMRNDKKNLSNQIGFALLDQIGSCQYDIYVSEEDIIESLDFYRELIAP